In the genome of Neofelis nebulosa isolate mNeoNeb1 chromosome 6, mNeoNeb1.pri, whole genome shotgun sequence, one region contains:
- the ANKRD66 gene encoding ankyrin repeat domain-containing protein 66, translating into MESTKMSDMTKLHQAVAVGDYSLVKKILKKGLCDPNYKDVDWNDRTPLHWAAIKGHVEVMQLLIEYGARPCLVTDVGWTPAHFAAESGHVNVLKILHALHAAIDAPDFFGDTPKRIAQIYGQTACVAFLEKAEPECQDHRRTARQKGLPLDQRDGDWDAKKRELELSLPSSNQKTNKKKIKKIQGPTRLSHPKERRM; encoded by the exons ATGGAATCCACCAAAATGTCAGACATGACAAAGCTCCACCAAGCTGTGGCTGTTGGGGATTACAGTTTAGTGAAAAAGATTTTGAAGAAAGGTCTCTGTGACCCAAACTACAAGGATGTGGACTGGAATGACCGAACTCCACTTCACTGGGCTGCAATCAAAG GGCATGTGGAGGTGATGCAGCTCCTTATAGAATACGGGGCCAGGCCCTGCCTGGTGACTGATGTGGGCTGGACCCCAGCTCATTTTGCAGCTGAGTCAGGCCACGTGAATGTGCTCAAAATTCTCCATGCATTGCATGCGGCCATCGACGCCCCCGACTTCTTTGGAGACACGCCGAAGAGGATCGCACAGATCTATGGGCAGACCGCCTGTGTGGCGTTTCTGGAGAA GGCCGAGCCCGAGTGCCAGGACCATCGCCGCACTGCCAGGCAGAAGGGGCTGCCTCTGGACCAGAGGGACGGAGACTGGGATGCCAAGAAAAGGGAGCTGGAGCTGTCTCTTCCCTCCTCGAATCAAAAAACtaataagaaaaagattaaaaaaatccaaggcCCCACCAGGCTGAGCCATCCCAAGGAGAGGAGAATGTGA